A DNA window from Cutaneotrichosporon cavernicola HIS019 DNA, chromosome: 2 contains the following coding sequences:
- a CDS encoding uncharacterized protein (HMGL-like) — MLRPATFRSLARVPNMRAVSAANAARWYASSSDKFVRIVEVAARDGLQNLPPPAVPTPVKKELIQRLLDSGLKTIEVGSFVRADRVPQMADTPQLLPQLPSLAKAVDTHYPVLVPNLRGMQGLLELDKGQERLTNEIAVFVSATEPFSKANNNASVDKVLSGLPAVIDQAKGKYRVRGYVSCVMTDPYAGPTDPKDVVKVARKLLDMGCYEVSLGDTTGEGNPEAWKKLWQALIDEGIPVEKMAAHCHDTFAMAVPSILALLPMGLRIVDSSLAGLGGCPYSPGATGNVATEDVVYALHKLGYQTGVDLDKLVEDGNWLCSTIGIRNESKVGRALGARQALKKKKEAEAAAATIDGHYQPTEATDSPVDMTMEVESSSSSLWEYSEFCSPPSPTPTTYEEHAPDGLQTLPRRVGLVVLSLSLPAKVNKQDSQGAPVKH; from the exons ATGCTTCGCCCCGCCACCTTCCGTTCGCTCGCTCGCGTTCCCAACATGCGCGCTGTCAgcgccgccaacgccgcgcGGTGGTACGCTAGCTCGTCGGACAAGTTTGTGCG CATCGTCGAAGTGGCGGCTCGCGACGGCCTCCAAaacctccctcctcccgctgTCCCCACGCCAGTGAAGAAGGAGCTCATtcagcgcctcctcgactcgggccTCAAGACGATCGAGGTTGGCAGCTTTGTGCGAGCCGACCGCGTCCCCCAGATGGCGGACACCCCTCAGCTCCTCCCCCAGCTCCCTTCACTCGCCAAGGCCGTTGACACGCACTACCCTGTCCTCGTGCCCAACCTGCGCGGAATGCAGGgtcttctcgagctcgacaagggtCAGGAGCGCCTCACGAACGAGATCGCAGTCTTCGTCAGCGCTACCGAGCCCTTCTCCAAGGCGAACAACAACGCCTCCGTTGACAAGGTGCTGTCTGGCCTCCCGGCCGTTATCGACCAGGCAAAGGGCAAGTACCGCGTGCGCGGGTACGTGTCTTGCGTCATGACCGACCCGTACGCTGGTCCCACGGACCCCAAGGacgtcgtcaaggtcgcgcgcaagctcctcgacatggGGTGCTACGAGGTGTCGCTTGGTGACACGACTGGCGAGGGTAACCCCGAGGCGTGGAAGAAGCTGTGGCAGGCACTCATTGACGAGGGTATCCCCGTCGAGAAGATGGCCGCCCACTGCCACGACACGTTCGCCATGGCCGtcccctccatcctcgccctccttcccatGGGCCTGCGTATCGTTGATTCGTCCCTTGCTGGCCTTGGTGGATGCCCATACTCGCCTGGTGCAACGGGCAACGtcgcgaccgaggacgtcgtCTACGCGCTTCACAAGCTCGGGTACCAGACTGGTGTTGATCTTGAcaagcttgtcgaggatggcaaCTGGCTCTGCAGCACCATTGGCATTCGAAACGAGTCCAAGGTCGGTCGCGCGCTTGGTGCCCGCCAGGCAttgaagaagaagaaggaggccgaggctgctgctgcca CTATCGACGGCCACTACCAGCCGACTGAGGCCACGGACAGCCCGGTCGACATGACGATGGAGGTCGAGAGCTCGTCCAGTAGCCTGTGGGAGTACAGCGAGTTCTGCTCGCCACCATCGCCAACTCCCACCACGTACGAGGAGCATGCTCCCGACGGACTCCAAACTTTACCACGCAGAGTCGGGCTTGTCGTCCTCAGCCTGTCACTACCCGCAAAAGTCAACAAACAAGACTCGCAGGGCGCCCCCGTCAAGCACTAG
- a CDS encoding uncharacterized protein (peroxidase), which translates to MGPPSNVQGIIQPNTIVATFLILRVKDADKCKDVVAATPDLTKNVAVRDVTAKMNVTVGIGSNVWDAITGLPRPSELHPFKEFKGKTHTAPSTPGDLLFHIRANRRDLIFEFERQLLDRFGSAAETVDEVSGFRYFDGRNLLGFVDGTANPVGPDLPESCIVTAEQCKAGAGGSYLVIQKYMHDLAGWGKLKVEEQEAAIGRTKIDNIETEDAAVDAQKSHRQLSTIDVDGEELDILRDNLPFGRPGHGEYGTFFIGYSRRLWVTEKMLENMFIGVPPGKHDRMLDFSKAVTGNVYFVPSSEMLESLG; encoded by the coding sequence ATGGGACCGCCGAGCAACGTTCAGGGCATCATTCAGCCAAACACGATCGTGGCGACATTCCTCATCTTGCGCGTCAAGGATGCGGACAAGTGCAAGGatgtcgtcgccgccaccccGGACCTGACCAAGAACGTGGCTGTGCGGGACGTCACGGCCAAGATGAACGTGACGGTCGGGATTGGCTCGAACGTGTGGGACGCGATAACGGGGCTGCCTCGGCCGAGTGAGCTGCACCCGTTCAAGGAATTCAAGGGCAAGACGCACACTGCACCCAGCACGCCTGGCGACTTACTCTTTCATATCCGCGCCAACCGCCGCGACCTCATCTTCGAGTTTGAGCGGCAGCTGCTGGACCGATTTGGCAGTGCGGCTGAGactgtcgacgaggtcagTGGATTCCGGTACTTTGACGGgcgcaacctcctcggctTTGTCGATGGAACGGCCAACCCTGTTGGCCCAGACCTGCCAGAGTCGTGCATCGTCACTGCGGAGCAGTGCAaggctggcgctggcggaAGTTACCTCGTCATCCAGAAGTACATGCACGACCTGGCGGGATGGGGTAagctcaaggtcgaggagcaggaggccGCGATCGGACGTACCAAGATTGACAACATCGAGACGGAGGATGCGGCGGTCGACGCCCAGAAGAGTCACCGGCAGCTCTCGACGATCGAcgtcgatggcgaggagctcgacatCCTGCGCGACAACTTACCGTTCGGGCGGCCAGGCCATGGCGAGTACGGTACCTTTTTCATCGGGTACTCACGCCGGCTGTGGGTGACCGAGAAGATGCTTGAGAACATGTTTATCGGCGTACCGCCTGGCAAGCACGACCGGATGCTCGACTTTTCCAAGGCGGTGACTGGCAACGTCTACTTTGTGCCCAGTTCCGAGATGCTCGAGAGTCTGGGCTAG
- a CDS encoding uncharacterized protein (Taurine catabolism dioxygenase TauD, TfdA family), with protein sequence MAMRALRFARLAAVTVRASTSALAAARPVTRVAPHSRHWVPARHLATTTAHTPGANDRVVLAADGELITCGPGYVQYSGPAPESDAHLIPGAAGVMTFARLRDACPCPACIHPSTRQKTHTSAEAATMASEAGTGVLPEAAMHIAEEEGEKGICVHWPTPEGKHTSFYSLPLLRRLNAGRTRGQSYIENELKRRLWTCESLVKETPESLWTDYADLHAGAAGEKINPSPLVLHHVLEQLQRYGIAVIRDVPTAKTGNEDCDLRDLAESIGLLRTTFYGETWDVKNVPNARNVAYTNLNLGLHMDLLYMALPPRFQLLHCLRNRVYGGASYFVDSFAAAHAFNQKHPDLYAVLQRNPLEYEYDNDGHYLAYRHPIVPRRNVDSTLIHTAVNWSPPFQAAPTRVAAHVGHLDAPPIDDVAGRVQAESELYAAIQAFQAEIDDPKYRFEFTMREGDVVLFDNQRVLHARTAFRDKTPEEAQRDGTVVVQGEPTRWLKGCYLDGSTVWDKLATLQDYYQEAIHGVRKNI encoded by the exons ATGGCTATGCGCGCGCTCCGCTTCGCCCGCCTTGCGGCAGTCACTGTCCGGgcttcaacctcggcgCTGGCAGCTGCGCGGCCCGTTACGCGTGTGGCCCCGCATTCC cgccACTGGGTCCCCGCACGCCACCTCGCCACGACGACGGCTCACACTCCCGGTGCGAATGACCGTGtggtcctcgccgccgacggcgaACTCATCACCTGCGGTCCGGGGTACGTGCAGTACTCTGGTCCTGCGCCGGAGAGCGACGCGCACCTGATCCCCGGCGCGGCGGGAGTGATGACGTttgcgcgcctgcgcgacgCCTGTCCCTGTCCCGCGTGCATTCACCCAAGCACGCGGCAGAAGACGCACACGTCGGCCGAAGCAGCGACAATGGCGTCCGAGGCTGGGACTGGCGTCCTTCCCGAGGCGGCCATGCAtatcgccgaggaggagggtgagaaGGGTATATGTGTCCACTGGCCTACCCCCGAAGGCAAGCACACGAGTTTCTACTCTCTCCCCCTGCTGCGTCGTCTCAACGCCGGCCGCACGCGCGGGCAGAGCTACATTGAAAACGAGCTGAAGCGGCGCTTATGGACGTGCGAGAGCCTGGTCAAAGAGACGCCCGAGTCGCTGTGGACCGACTATGCCGACTTACATGCAGGAGCGGCGGGCGAGAAGATCAACCCCAGCCCACTCGTGCtccaccatgtcctcgagcagctgcagcGCTATGGCATAGCTGTTATCCGTGACGTGCCCACTGCCAAAACGGGTAACGAGGACTGTGACCTCCGCGACCTGGCCGAAAGTatcggcctcctccgcaccaCGTTCTACGGCGAAACGTGGGACGTCAAGAATGTGCCCAACGCCCGAAATGTCGCATAcaccaacctcaacctcggcctgcaCATGGACCTTTT GTACATGGCGCTCCCGCCTCGTTtccagctcctccactGTCTCCGGAACAGGGTCTatggcggcgcgtcgtaCTTTGTCGACTCGTTCGCTGCCGCTCACGCGTTCAATCAAAAGCATCCCGACCTCTACGCTGTGTTACAGCGCAACCCCCTCGAATACGAATACGACAATGACGGACACTACCTTGCGTACAGACACCCGATCGTACCCCGCCGCAACGTCGACAGCACGTTAATCCACACGGCGGTCAACTGGAGCCCGCCGTTCCAAGCCGCCCCAACCCGCGTCGCTGCCCAcgtcggccatctcgaTGCTCCACCAATTGACGATGTTGCTGGTCGGGTCCAGGCCGAGTCGGAACTGTATGCCGCGATACAGGCGTTCCAGGCCGAGATCGATGACCCCAAGTATCGGTTCGAGTTTACGATGCgtgagggcgacgtcgtgcTCTTTGACAACCAGCGGGTTTTACATGCTCGCACGGCGTTCCGAGACAAGACGCCGGAAGAGGCTCAGAGGGACGGGACGGTCGTCGTTCAAGGTGAGCCAACCCGATGGCTTAAGGGGTGTTATCTCGATGGGTCGACGGTTTGGGATAAGCTCGCTACACTCCAGGATTATTACCAGGAGGCTATCCATGGTGTTCGCAAGAACATCTAG